From one Bacteroides intestinalis DSM 17393 genomic stretch:
- a CDS encoding glycogen debranching enzyme N-terminal domain-containing protein has protein sequence MSYLRFDKTLMINLEESLPREILRTNKSGAYHCTTIVDCNTRKYHGLLVIPVPNLDDENHVLLSSLDETVIQHGAEFNLGLHKYQGNHFSPNGHKYIREFDCEHIPATTYRVGGVILRKEKIFVHHENRILIRYTLVDAHSATTLRFRPFLAFRSVREYTHENPQANRDYQLIENGIKTCMYPGYPELFMQLNKKNEFHYQPDWYRGIEYPKEQERGYDFNEDLYVPGYFEVDIKKGESIVFSAGISEISPRKLKQTFEAEVEDRTPRDSFYHCLQNSAHQFHNKQGNDHYVLAGYPWFKCRARDLFISLPGLTLAVDEQNEFEDVMLTAEKAIREFINGEPASYKIYEMEDPDVLLWAIWALQQYAKETSREQCRQKYGRLLEDIMDYIRSRKHDNLFLHENGLLYANGTEKAITWMNSTVNGRPVTPRTGYIVEVNSLWYNALRFIADLVREAGNVHLADELDAQAEITGKSFIEIFRNESGYLFDYVDGFMMDWSVRPNMIFTVAFDYSPLDRAQKKQVLDIVTKELLTPKGLRTLSPKSGGYNPNYVGPQIQRDYAYHQGTAWPWLMGFYMEAYLRIYKMSGVSFVERYLIGFEDEMTSHCIGSLPELFDGNPPFRGRGAVSFAMNVAEILRILKLLSKYNL, from the coding sequence ATGAGTTATTTACGATTTGACAAGACTCTGATGATCAATCTGGAAGAATCTTTACCAAGGGAGATACTCCGGACAAATAAATCAGGAGCCTATCATTGTACAACGATTGTAGATTGTAACACACGCAAATATCACGGACTATTGGTGATTCCCGTCCCCAATCTCGACGATGAAAATCATGTGCTGCTGTCTTCTTTGGATGAAACGGTAATTCAGCACGGTGCGGAGTTTAACTTGGGGCTGCATAAATATCAAGGAAACCACTTTAGTCCGAATGGACATAAGTATATCCGCGAATTTGATTGCGAACATATCCCGGCGACAACTTACCGTGTAGGCGGAGTTATTCTCCGCAAAGAAAAGATCTTTGTACACCACGAAAACAGAATTTTGATTCGTTATACCTTGGTAGATGCCCATTCGGCAACCACACTTCGTTTCCGCCCTTTTCTGGCGTTTCGTAGTGTGCGTGAATATACGCACGAAAATCCACAGGCAAACCGCGACTACCAGTTGATAGAAAATGGTATAAAAACTTGTATGTATCCCGGCTATCCCGAGCTCTTCATGCAACTGAATAAGAAAAATGAGTTTCACTATCAGCCGGACTGGTATCGTGGCATCGAGTATCCTAAAGAACAAGAACGTGGTTATGACTTCAACGAAGACCTGTATGTTCCCGGATATTTTGAAGTGGATATAAAGAAAGGCGAGAGTATTGTTTTCTCTGCCGGTATATCTGAAATTTCCCCGCGTAAATTGAAACAGACATTTGAAGCGGAAGTAGAAGATCGTACGCCGCGCGACAGTTTCTATCACTGTCTGCAGAATTCGGCACATCAGTTCCATAACAAGCAGGGGAATGACCACTATGTACTGGCCGGCTATCCCTGGTTCAAGTGCCGTGCCCGCGACCTGTTCATATCTTTGCCCGGGCTGACTCTGGCAGTAGATGAACAGAATGAGTTCGAAGATGTTATGCTAACTGCTGAAAAGGCTATACGTGAGTTTATCAACGGTGAGCCCGCCAGCTATAAGATCTACGAAATGGAAGATCCCGATGTGTTGTTATGGGCTATATGGGCATTGCAACAATATGCCAAAGAAACTTCTCGTGAACAATGTCGCCAGAAATATGGCCGTTTGCTGGAGGATATCATGGATTACATCCGTAGCCGTAAGCATGATAATCTTTTCCTGCATGAAAATGGTCTGCTATATGCCAATGGAACAGAGAAAGCTATTACCTGGATGAATTCTACGGTAAATGGTCGTCCGGTAACACCACGTACGGGATACATTGTGGAAGTGAACTCTTTGTGGTATAATGCACTTCGCTTCATAGCCGATCTGGTTCGTGAAGCTGGCAATGTCCATCTGGCAGATGAATTGGATGCTCAGGCTGAAATAACCGGGAAGTCCTTTATTGAAATATTCCGTAATGAAAGCGGTTATCTGTTCGATTATGTAGATGGATTTATGATGGACTGGAGCGTCCGTCCCAATATGATATTTACCGTTGCTTTTGATTATTCTCCGCTGGACCGGGCACAGAAAAAACAAGTGCTTGATATTGTGACGAAAGAGTTGCTTACTCCGAAAGGTCTGCGTACTCTCAGTCCGAAGAGTGGGGGATACAATCCTAATTATGTCGGTCCTCAGATTCAGAGAGATTATGCTTATCACCAGGGTACAGCTTGGCCTTGGCTTATGGGTTTCTATATGGAGGCATACCTGCGTATTTACAAGATGAGCGGTGTATCATTCGTAGAGCGTTATCTGATTGGTTTTGAAGATGAGATGACGAGTCATTGTATTGGTTCGCTCCCCGAACTCTTTGATGGTAATCCACCGTTCAGAGGTCGTGGTGCAGTATCTTTTGCCATGAATGTGGCTGAAATACTGCGCATCTTGAAATTGTTGTCTAAGTATAATTTATAA
- a CDS encoding glycosyltransferase family 4 protein, which yields MKVLMFGWEFPPHILGGLGTASYGLTKGMSQQEDMEITFCIPRPWGDEDQSFLRIIGMNSTPVVWRDVNWDYVQGRVGSYMNPQLYYDLRDHIYADFNYLHTNDLGCIEFSGRYPANLHEEINNYSIVAGVVARQQEFEIIHSHDWLTYPAGIHAKQVSGKPLVIHVHATDFDRSRGNVNPTVYAIEKNGMDHADHIMCVSELTRQTVIHKYFQDPRKVSTVHNAVSPLPQEIQDIVPQKKPNEKVVTFLGRITMQKGPEYFVEAAAMVLHRTRNIRFVMAGNGDMMNQMIRLVAERGIADRFHFPGFMKGSQVYEMLKASDVYIMPSVSEPFGISPLEAMQCSVPTIISKQSGCAEILEKCIKTDYWDIHAMADAIYAICTYPALYEYLRDEGKKEVDAIKWEDVGLKVRRIYEEVIKQYNR from the coding sequence ATGAAAGTTTTAATGTTTGGATGGGAGTTCCCCCCGCATATCTTAGGTGGCTTGGGAACTGCCAGCTACGGTCTGACGAAGGGAATGTCCCAGCAGGAAGATATGGAAATTACTTTCTGTATTCCAAGGCCGTGGGGCGATGAAGACCAGAGCTTCTTGCGTATCATAGGCATGAATAGCACTCCGGTAGTGTGGCGTGATGTAAACTGGGATTATGTTCAGGGACGTGTAGGTTCTTATATGAATCCCCAGCTCTATTATGATTTACGTGATCATATTTATGCCGATTTTAATTATTTGCATACCAATGATCTCGGTTGTATCGAATTTTCCGGCCGTTATCCGGCCAACTTACACGAAGAGATCAATAACTATTCTATTGTGGCCGGTGTGGTGGCACGTCAACAGGAGTTTGAGATCATCCACTCACACGACTGGTTGACGTATCCTGCAGGTATTCATGCCAAACAAGTATCAGGCAAACCGTTAGTAATCCATGTGCATGCCACTGACTTCGACCGTAGCCGTGGTAATGTGAATCCCACTGTATATGCCATTGAAAAGAATGGAATGGATCATGCCGATCACATTATGTGTGTGAGCGAGCTGACTCGCCAAACGGTTATTCATAAGTATTTCCAGGATCCACGCAAGGTATCTACCGTACATAATGCAGTTTCTCCGCTTCCGCAGGAAATACAGGATATTGTACCGCAGAAGAAGCCGAATGAAAAGGTGGTAACTTTCTTAGGTCGTATCACTATGCAAAAAGGACCTGAGTATTTTGTAGAAGCTGCTGCAATGGTATTGCACCGTACTCGTAATATCCGTTTCGTAATGGCGGGTAATGGCGATATGATGAACCAGATGATTCGTTTGGTAGCTGAACGCGGTATTGCCGACCGCTTCCATTTCCCCGGTTTCATGAAAGGAAGTCAAGTGTATGAAATGCTGAAGGCAAGTGATGTGTATATCATGCCCTCTGTTTCGGAACCATTTGGTATTTCTCCTTTGGAAGCTATGCAGTGTAGTGTACCTACCATTATCTCTAAACAATCCGGTTGTGCCGAGATTTTGGAGAAATGTATTAAGACCGATTATTGGGATATCCACGCTATGGCAGATGCGATTTATGCTATCTGTACTTATCCTGCCCTTTATGAATACTTACGTGATGAAGGTAAGAAGGAAGTGGATGCCATTAAGTGGGAAGATGTGGGATTGAAAGTGCGTCGCATCTACGAAGAGGTCATTAAACAATATAATAGATAA
- a CDS encoding glycoside hydrolase family 57 protein translates to MRTICLYFEIHQIIHLKRYRFFDIGTNHYYYDDYANEYSINEVAERSYIPALSALIDMVKNSGGAFKVALSISGVALEQLEIHAPAVIDLLHQLNDTGCCEFLAEPYSHGLSSLANEDCFKEEVKRQCAKMKQMFGKSPKVFRNSSLIYSDEIGGLVASMGFKGMLTEGAKHVLGWKSPHYVYHCSHNPNLKLLLRDFKLSDDISLRFSNSEWSEYPLFADKYIGWIDALPQEEQVINIFMELSALGMSQPLSSNILEFLKALPACAKDKGITFSTPTEIISKLKSVSQLDVPYPMSWVDEERDTSCWLGNSMQREAFNKLYSIAERIHLSDDRRIKQDWDYLQASNNFRFMTTKNSGVGLNRGIYESPYDAFTNYMNVLGDFIKRVESLYPMDIDNEELNALLTTIKNQGDEIDELHKELEQLQTKLEKGKAVPAKAVKATTAKTKAPAAKKPAAKKAIKKEVTK, encoded by the coding sequence ATGAGAACCATCTGTCTTTATTTTGAGATTCATCAAATCATTCACCTGAAACGCTATCGTTTCTTTGATATAGGTACGAATCATTATTACTATGATGATTATGCCAACGAATATAGTATCAACGAAGTTGCCGAACGTTCCTATATTCCTGCATTGAGTGCGCTCATTGACATGGTAAAGAATTCCGGAGGTGCATTTAAGGTAGCTTTATCCATTTCCGGTGTGGCTTTGGAACAGTTGGAAATTCATGCGCCGGCTGTCATTGATCTGCTACATCAGTTGAATGACACAGGATGTTGTGAATTCCTTGCCGAGCCTTATTCCCATGGGCTTTCTTCTTTGGCAAACGAGGATTGTTTTAAAGAAGAAGTAAAGCGTCAGTGCGCTAAGATGAAGCAAATGTTCGGTAAGTCACCGAAGGTATTCCGTAATTCCAGCTTGATTTATTCTGATGAAATAGGAGGACTGGTAGCAAGTATGGGCTTTAAAGGCATGTTGACTGAAGGTGCCAAACATGTTTTGGGCTGGAAGAGCCCGCACTATGTATATCATTGCAGTCATAATCCCAACCTGAAATTGTTGCTGCGTGATTTTAAACTTTCAGATGATATAAGTTTGCGTTTTTCTAATTCGGAATGGAGTGAGTATCCGTTGTTTGCAGATAAATATATTGGCTGGATTGATGCTTTGCCACAGGAAGAACAGGTTATCAATATCTTTATGGAACTGAGTGCTTTGGGAATGTCCCAGCCACTTTCATCCAATATTTTGGAATTCCTGAAGGCGTTGCCTGCTTGTGCAAAAGATAAAGGTATTACATTCTCTACGCCAACAGAGATTATCAGTAAATTGAAATCGGTATCCCAACTGGATGTGCCATATCCTATGTCTTGGGTCGATGAGGAAAGAGATACCAGTTGCTGGTTGGGTAACAGCATGCAACGCGAGGCTTTCAATAAACTATATAGCATTGCTGAACGTATCCATTTGTCTGATGACCGTCGTATCAAGCAGGATTGGGATTATTTGCAGGCAAGTAATAACTTTCGCTTTATGACTACGAAAAATAGTGGTGTAGGCTTGAATAGGGGTATTTATGAATCTCCGTATGATGCTTTCACCAACTATATGAATGTTTTGGGTGATTTCATCAAACGGGTAGAGTCGCTTTATCCAATGGATATAGACAATGAGGAACTGAATGCCTTGTTGACGACTATTAAGAACCAAGGTGATGAAATTGATGAATTGCATAAGGAATTAGAACAATTACAGACTAAACTGGAAAAAGGAAAAGCCGTTCCGGCAAAGGCTGTCAAAGCAACAACTGCTAAAACTAAAGCCCCGGCAGCAAAGAAACCGGCTGCAAAGAAAGCGATCAAGAAAGAAGTTACTAAGTAG
- the panC gene encoding pantoate--beta-alanine ligase, which yields MEIVHTIKDLQAGLSDLRAQGKKVGLVPTMGALHAGHASLVKRCVAENDAAVVSVFVNPTQFNDKNDLEKYPRTLDADCALLEACGAAFVFAPSVAEMYPEPDTRQFSYAPLDTVMEGAFRPGHFNGVCQIVSKLFDAVKPDRAYFGEKDFQQLAIIREMVRRMNYSLEIVGCPIIREEDGLALSSRNARLSAEERKNALKISQTLFESRTFATSHTVAETQKFVEDTIAAAPGLRLEYFELVDGNTLQKIANWEDTAYAVGCITVFCGEVRLIDNIKYKK from the coding sequence ATGGAAATAGTACATACTATCAAGGACTTGCAGGCCGGACTTTCGGATTTACGGGCCCAAGGTAAAAAGGTAGGATTGGTGCCTACAATGGGTGCCCTGCATGCCGGTCATGCGTCATTGGTGAAACGTTGTGTTGCTGAAAATGATGCTGCGGTAGTGAGTGTTTTTGTAAACCCGACACAGTTTAACGACAAGAACGATTTAGAGAAATATCCCCGTACGCTGGATGCCGATTGTGCTTTGTTGGAAGCTTGCGGTGCTGCGTTTGTATTCGCTCCTTCGGTCGCGGAGATGTATCCCGAACCGGATACGCGCCAGTTTAGCTATGCGCCGTTGGATACGGTGATGGAAGGTGCGTTTCGTCCGGGACATTTCAATGGTGTTTGCCAGATTGTGAGCAAGCTGTTTGATGCAGTGAAGCCGGACCGCGCTTACTTCGGAGAGAAAGATTTCCAGCAGTTGGCTATCATTCGTGAGATGGTGCGTCGGATGAATTATTCGTTGGAAATAGTGGGTTGCCCTATTATACGTGAAGAGGATGGGCTGGCTCTGAGTAGTCGTAACGCACGTTTATCTGCTGAAGAACGCAAAAATGCTTTAAAAATATCGCAAACATTATTTGAAAGTCGTACCTTTGCGACTTCTCATACAGTTGCTGAGACTCAGAAGTTTGTAGAAGATACCATTGCGGCCGCTCCCGGTTTGCGTCTGGAATACTTTGAACTGGTGGATGGCAACACGTTGCAGAAAATAGCCAATTGGGAAGATACGGCGTATGCTGTAGGTTGCATTACAGTATTCTGTGGTGAGGTTCGCTTGATTGACAACATTAAGTATAAAAAGTAA
- a CDS encoding glycogen/starch synthase — MTKANKVLFITQEITPYVPESEMSLVGRNLPQAIQEKGREIRTFMPKWGNINERRNQLHEVIRLSGMNLIIDDTDHPLIIKVASIQSARMQVYFIDNDDYFQNRLQAADENGVEYGDNDSRAIFYARGVLETVKKLRWCPDIIHCHGWMTALAPLYIKKAYKDEPSFRDAKVVFSVFEDDFKESFNADFVNRLVLKGVTKKDMAHLKAPVDYATLCKLAIDYSDGVIQQSENVNEEVMEYARQAGKPILEYQTPETFAEACNEFYDKVWETEQK, encoded by the coding sequence ATGACAAAGGCGAATAAGGTTTTATTTATTACCCAAGAGATTACTCCTTACGTACCAGAATCCGAAATGTCCCTTGTAGGCAGAAACCTACCTCAAGCAATCCAGGAAAAAGGCAGAGAAATTAGAACATTCATGCCTAAATGGGGGAATATCAATGAGCGCAGAAACCAATTGCACGAAGTGATACGCCTCTCCGGTATGAATCTGATTATTGACGATACCGACCACCCCCTTATTATTAAAGTTGCTTCCATTCAATCTGCCCGCATGCAGGTATATTTCATCGACAACGATGATTATTTCCAGAATCGCTTGCAGGCTGCTGATGAGAATGGCGTGGAATATGGAGATAATGACAGCCGTGCTATATTCTATGCACGCGGTGTACTGGAGACGGTAAAGAAGTTACGCTGGTGCCCGGATATCATCCATTGTCATGGCTGGATGACTGCCTTAGCTCCTTTGTATATCAAGAAAGCATATAAGGACGAGCCTTCATTCCGTGACGCTAAAGTAGTATTTTCTGTTTTTGAAGATGACTTCAAAGAATCATTCAATGCTGATTTTGTAAACAGATTGGTATTGAAAGGCGTTACAAAAAAAGATATGGCTCATCTGAAAGCTCCTGTAGACTATGCTACGCTGTGTAAACTGGCTATCGATTATTCGGATGGAGTAATTCAGCAAAGTGAAAATGTTAACGAAGAGGTTATGGAATATGCCCGCCAGGCAGGAAAACCGATTTTAGAATATCAAACTCCCGAAACATTTGCCGAGGCTTGTAATGAGTTCTACGATAAAGTGTGGGAAACAGAACAAAAATAA
- a CDS encoding bifunctional dihydroorotate dehydrogenase B NAD binding subunit/NADPH-dependent glutamate synthase, which translates to MNKIISKEHFSEKVFKLEIEAPLIARSRKAGHFVIVRVGEKGERMPLTIAAADAVRGTITLVVQEVGLSSTRLCELNEGDYITDVVGPLGQATHIENFGTVVCAGGGVGVAPMLPIVQALKAAGNRVIAVLAGRSKELIILEKEMRESADEVIIMTDDGSYGRKGLVTEGVEEVIKREKVDKCFAIGPAIMMKFVCLLTKKYEIPTDVSLNTIMVDGTGMCGACRITIGGKTKFVCVDGPEFDGHQVDFDEMLKRMGAFKSIEREEMHKLEEGESCKVMPEPAQEVDEKSRNAAWRLELRKAMKPKERTAIPRVEMNELDPEYRSHSRKEEVNQGLTEEQALTEAKRCLDCANPGCMEGCPVGIDIPRFIKNIERGEILEAAKTLKETSALPAVCGRVCPQEKQCESKCIHLKMKEKPVAIGYLERFAADYERESGQISVPEIKEKNGIKIAVIGSGPAGLSFAGDMAKYGYDVTVFEALHEIGGVLKYGIPEFRLPNKVVDVEIDNLAKMGVNFIKDCIIGKTISVEQLEEEGFKGVFVASGAGLPNFMNIPGENSINILSSNEYLTRVNLMDAASEDSDTPVPFGKNVAVIGGGNTAMDSVRTARRLGAERAMIIYRRSEEEMPARIEEVKHAKEEGVEFLTLHNPIEYIADEQGKVKQVILQKMELGEPDASGRRSPVPIPGATETIDIDLAIVSVGVSPNPIVPSSIKGLELGRKGTIAVNDSMQSSIPMIYAGGDIVRGGATVILAMGDGRKAAAAMNEQLKR; encoded by the coding sequence ATGAACAAAATCATTAGCAAAGAACATTTTTCTGAAAAGGTTTTTAAATTAGAGATTGAGGCACCTTTAATAGCCCGTTCACGTAAGGCAGGACACTTCGTCATTGTACGTGTAGGCGAAAAAGGTGAACGTATGCCATTGACAATTGCGGCGGCTGACGCCGTACGCGGTACTATCACTTTGGTAGTACAGGAAGTAGGCCTCTCCTCTACCCGCCTTTGCGAACTGAATGAGGGCGATTATATCACTGATGTGGTAGGTCCGTTGGGACAAGCTACTCATATTGAAAACTTCGGAACAGTGGTTTGTGCAGGTGGTGGTGTAGGCGTAGCTCCCATGCTCCCTATTGTACAGGCTTTGAAAGCTGCCGGTAACCGCGTTATTGCCGTACTTGCCGGACGTAGTAAAGAGCTGATTATCCTTGAAAAAGAAATGCGTGAAAGTGCAGACGAGGTCATCATTATGACCGACGACGGCTCTTATGGACGCAAAGGATTGGTAACCGAAGGCGTTGAAGAAGTCATTAAACGGGAGAAAGTGGACAAATGTTTTGCCATCGGCCCCGCCATCATGATGAAATTTGTTTGCTTGCTGACTAAAAAATATGAAATACCGACCGATGTCTCGCTGAATACAATCATGGTGGATGGTACAGGTATGTGCGGTGCTTGCCGCATCACCATCGGCGGAAAGACCAAATTCGTTTGTGTAGACGGACCGGAATTTGATGGTCATCAGGTAGACTTCGACGAGATGTTGAAGCGTATGGGTGCCTTCAAGAGCATCGAACGTGAGGAGATGCACAAACTTGAAGAAGGTGAATCCTGTAAAGTTATGCCGGAACCTGCACAGGAAGTAGACGAGAAAAGTCGTAATGCCGCATGGCGTCTGGAGCTTCGCAAGGCAATGAAACCCAAAGAACGCACCGCTATTCCGCGTGTTGAAATGAACGAACTCGATCCAGAATACCGTTCGCATAGTCGCAAAGAGGAAGTAAACCAGGGGCTGACAGAGGAACAAGCCCTGACGGAAGCCAAGCGTTGCCTCGATTGCGCAAATCCTGGTTGCATGGAAGGTTGTCCCGTAGGTATTGATATTCCTCGTTTCATCAAAAACATTGAACGCGGAGAAATACTCGAAGCTGCCAAGACACTGAAAGAAACCAGTGCTCTGCCTGCTGTTTGCGGTCGTGTTTGCCCGCAGGAAAAACAGTGCGAGTCAAAATGTATCCACCTGAAAATGAAAGAAAAGCCGGTAGCTATCGGCTATCTGGAACGATTTGCCGCTGACTATGAACGTGAAAGCGGGCAAATCTCCGTACCGGAAATCAAAGAAAAGAATGGTATTAAGATTGCCGTCATTGGCTCCGGACCTGCCGGACTTTCTTTTGCCGGAGATATGGCTAAATATGGTTACGATGTTACTGTCTTTGAAGCTCTTCACGAGATAGGCGGTGTACTGAAGTATGGTATCCCCGAATTCCGCCTGCCGAACAAAGTGGTGGATGTGGAGATTGACAATCTTGCCAAGATGGGGGTTAACTTTATTAAAGACTGTATCATAGGTAAGACTATCAGTGTGGAACAGTTGGAAGAAGAAGGTTTCAAAGGTGTATTCGTGGCATCCGGTGCCGGATTGCCTAACTTTATGAATATTCCGGGAGAAAATTCCATCAATATTCTGTCATCCAATGAATACCTGACGCGTGTCAACCTGATGGATGCAGCAAGCGAAGACTCTGATACTCCGGTTCCTTTCGGTAAAAACGTAGCCGTTATCGGTGGCGGAAACACAGCTATGGACTCAGTACGTACTGCACGTCGTTTGGGGGCCGAACGTGCTATGATTATTTATCGTCGCTCCGAAGAGGAAATGCCTGCGCGTATCGAAGAGGTAAAACATGCCAAAGAAGAAGGTGTGGAGTTCCTCACGCTGCATAATCCGATAGAATACATTGCCGACGAACAAGGAAAGGTGAAACAAGTTATTCTGCAAAAAATGGAGCTTGGCGAACCCGATGCATCCGGACGCCGTAGTCCTGTCCCCATCCCGGGAGCAACGGAAACGATTGACATAGACTTGGCCATCGTCAGCGTAGGTGTATCTCCCAACCCGATTGTACCTTCATCTATCAAAGGCTTGGAACTGGGACGTAAGGGAACAATTGCCGTGAATGACAGTATGCAATCGTCCATCCCGATGATTTACGCCGGAGGAGATATCGTTCGTGGCGGTGCCACCGTTATCCTTGCCATGGGCGACGGACGAAAAGCTGCCGCTGCTATGAACGAACAGTTGAAAAGATAG
- the panD gene encoding aspartate 1-decarboxylase, with protein sequence MMIEVLKSKIHCARVTEANLNYMGSITIDEDLLDAANMIAGEKVYIADNNNGERFETYIIKGERGSGKICLNGAAARKVQPDDIIIIMSYALMDFEEAKSFKPSVIFPDPATNKVVK encoded by the coding sequence ATGATGATTGAAGTGCTGAAGTCGAAAATCCATTGCGCTCGTGTCACAGAAGCTAACCTCAATTATATGGGAAGCATTACGATTGACGAGGACTTGCTGGATGCGGCCAATATGATTGCCGGTGAAAAAGTGTACATAGCCGACAACAATAATGGCGAACGTTTTGAAACCTATATTATTAAAGGTGAACGTGGTTCGGGCAAAATATGTCTGAATGGTGCGGCAGCCCGTAAGGTGCAGCCGGACGATATCATCATTATTATGTCGTATGCCTTGATGGACTTTGAAGAAGCCAAGTCGTTCAAGCCGTCGGTGATTTTTCCTGATCCGGCAACGAACAAAGTGGTGAAATAA
- a CDS encoding DUF4270 domain-containing protein, whose product MKVKYLGALLLAATLTFFGCDDNTGTLGIGMLPGSDGISAHTTTFDVTTRSVVADSVFAKTSTGYVGRFTDPQFGYYEASFLTELNCIDDFSFPEKYDFDKKTGILTDDTVAGVRLVVFYSTWFGDSLNACRMSAYELDKKLERNRYTNIKPTDYYDWLNPTKSLLGRRAYTAYDTSVTDEERNETDSNGNKTYYPSVIFTLDKDKFGNDWIDLCQSHPEYFKNSDAFIENVFKGVYIKSDYGDGTVLYVDRVDLQMKYQYYVLNDTTKVPYKRKQEGFEGQDSTAYRWQTEFASTKEVIQANQFLNSDKIAELAKIEDWTYIKSPAGIFTEAILPYDEIYEKLSNDTLNAVKLTFTNYNEKSDYEFSMSAPSEVLLLRKVDFKSFFEENKLPDNVTSFTVAHNNVTTNQYTFNNIARLVTTCIKGKDAAKKKAKEEAGSAWTDEKDKQWEEDWKTVYLIPVTISYDTSNNTKTMTGIQNDLRPGYAKLKGGPAKASNGELNNPLKLEVTYTTFNK is encoded by the coding sequence ATGAAAGTTAAGTACTTAGGAGCATTGCTTTTAGCAGCAACCCTTACTTTCTTTGGTTGCGATGATAATACCGGAACGTTAGGAATAGGAATGTTACCCGGATCTGACGGTATTAGCGCACATACGACAACATTCGATGTGACTACACGTTCTGTGGTTGCTGATTCTGTATTTGCAAAAACCAGTACCGGATATGTAGGCCGTTTTACAGATCCTCAATTCGGGTATTACGAAGCCAGCTTCCTGACGGAATTGAACTGTATAGATGACTTCAGTTTTCCTGAGAAGTATGATTTTGATAAGAAAACCGGTATTTTGACTGATGATACAGTAGCAGGCGTACGTTTAGTTGTTTTCTACTCTACATGGTTCGGTGACTCTCTGAATGCCTGCCGTATGAGTGCATATGAATTGGACAAAAAATTAGAGCGTAACCGTTATACCAATATCAAGCCGACAGATTATTATGACTGGCTGAATCCTACAAAGTCATTATTGGGTCGCAGAGCCTATACAGCTTATGATACAAGCGTAACGGATGAAGAAAGGAACGAAACCGATAGTAATGGTAACAAAACATACTATCCAAGTGTTATTTTCACACTCGACAAGGACAAATTTGGAAATGATTGGATTGATCTTTGCCAGAGTCATCCCGAATATTTCAAGAACTCCGATGCTTTCATTGAAAATGTATTCAAAGGTGTATATATAAAAAGCGATTATGGAGACGGAACCGTACTTTACGTAGACCGTGTAGACTTACAAATGAAATATCAGTACTATGTATTGAATGATACTACCAAAGTACCTTATAAACGTAAACAGGAAGGTTTCGAAGGTCAGGATTCTACAGCTTATAGATGGCAAACTGAATTTGCTTCTACAAAAGAAGTTATTCAAGCTAATCAATTCCTCAATTCTGATAAAATTGCAGAGCTTGCCAAGATAGAAGATTGGACATACATCAAATCTCCTGCCGGAATTTTCACAGAAGCAATTTTGCCATATGACGAAATCTATGAAAAGTTATCTAATGATACGCTTAATGCCGTAAAACTGACTTTCACTAATTACAATGAAAAAAGTGATTATGAATTCAGTATGAGTGCTCCAAGTGAGGTTTTATTGTTACGTAAAGTAGATTTCAAGAGTTTCTTTGAAGAAAACAAGTTACCGGACAATGTCACTTCCTTTACAGTGGCACATAATAATGTAACAACTAACCAATATACATTTAATAATATTGCCCGTTTGGTTACAACCTGCATCAAAGGAAAGGATGCTGCAAAGAAAAAAGCAAAAGAAGAAGCTGGCAGTGCTTGGACTGATGAGAAAGATAAACAATGGGAAGAAGACTGGAAAACAGTATACCTGATCCCTGTTACAATCAGTTACGATACAAGTAACAACACTAAAACAATGACTGGCATCCAGAATGACTTGAGACCAGGATATGCTAAACTGAAAGGTGGCCCGGCTAAAGCTTCGAACGGTGAACTAAATAATCCACTAAAGTTAGAAGTAACTTATACCACATTTAATAAGTAA